A window of Coprobacter tertius genomic DNA:
CCGAACATATTTCCATACCCGTTGCACGGGCTGCACGAATCGTTTCAATTTTTTCTTCTTGAGAATGAGTTGTACAAAGTGTTGGAAAATAAGAAGCTGCTGTTTCGAGATTACAATGATAACGGGTTACTCCCGAATCGTATAATTTTTGTAATTCTTCTTTATTTAATAATCCCAAAGATGCGCACAACGAGAGCTTGGTTTGTTTGCCTATAACACGATATATATTACAGATTTCATTTAAAGTTCTTCCAGATACTTTACGTCCGCTCGTTACTAAAGAGAATCGTTTAATACCAATATTTTCATTGTGAATAGCCTGGCGTAAGCATGTTTGAATATCGAGTAGAGGATACGTCTCAATTTTTGTATTATGATGTGCCGACTGAGCACACCATTTACAATTTTCGGGACAGCTTCCCGAACGAGCATTAATAATTGAACAGGTATCAAAAAATCTGGATCCGAAATGTCTGGTGATTTCACCTGAAGCTTGGTATAACTTATCTTTATCCGTTGTTTCTGATAATTGAACTGCTTGGTCGAATGTAATGCATTTTCCTTCAAGTACCAATTTCTTAAATTTTTCTATCATAAGCATTTTATTAAAATAAAAAGCGACAGATGATTGATTTCTAATTATCAAGCATCTGTCGCTTCTAAAAAATATAAAAATATTTGCATAAACAAACATCCTTGGAAATATCAAATCTCGTAATTATTTCAGATTTTTCTTCCAGAATAATTATTTCCGGACAGAAAAAAGCCGGATCGGTAAATTCTGAGTTTTCTTCAGTAAAACAAGTAAACGTAATATACTTTAAAGAAATACTTATCGGTTGCTTTCTTAATGAAGCTTCGATAATACTTTTACAGACAGTCCCTATATTTACACACTTTCCGATACTGCAGAATGCCGCAAAACGACTACGACTCCATCTGCGAAATCTTAATTTATAATATGTAAATAATATTTTATTTTGCATTATCTGTTAGTAGTTACCTACTGCAAATATATAGAAATAAAGCTAAAGATAACTAATATATTGATGAAGAATTAATAAAACTTATCATTCATTTTAGTACAATCTTAGTATATTTGGCGAAGAAAATTTATTTCTAAATAAAGTAAGAGTTTATGAAATTATTTCGCAATATTATTACTTTTATCATTACTTTTTTGTTTCTCTCTCAGGGAGTCGAAGCTGCTTCTCCATCTGATTTTTTTAAAAAGAAAAATGAAAACACAGAAAACGAGGAACTTTCAGTTGAAGAAATTTTTATGCGGACTAATTTTAGTACAGAAAATTGTCTTTTATGGCCAATAGGAAAAACATTTATTCATGTAGGAAATAAATTGGGGTTAACTTTACGCCCCGATACTTTACTACCTGATAAGGAAATATCTTATAAAGATAAAATATTTACTTATAAAGGATCCCGAGATGAGTTGATATTCGGATATATGCCCTCTGTAAATCTTATTTTTGAGTGTGATGGGATTATATATAAATATGAAAGCAGAAAAAAACGTCAGGAGATGGAACGATCGACATACCGCCCATTGATTCCGGATTTAGTGCCTGTTTCAGAAATCGAACTTGCTAAAAAATTACTCATCGGAAAAACATTATATATAAAAACATCTTTATGGTATAATGCGAATGGTAAAGAAATAAACGGATTTAAAATGGTTCCCGTCGTCATAACCGACATATTACCTGGAACAAATGTTCTTCCCATACAATTTGTATTTAAAACAACTGATGAAAATGAAGGTCGTGTTTTCGGAGTTTTGTCTCCGGACGGCATTGCTGGGGAATTTATAACATTCGATCAATTATTTACATTTGAAGATCCTAAAAACAAATATAAAGATATATCAGAAGAAATGTGGGATTCGATTACCCAATCTAAAGTTAAAAAAGGGATGACTCAACAAGAGTGTCGTTTGGCTATCGGGAAACCGGCTGATATAAGACAATATCTCACGACAATGGGACTCCGGGAAGAATGGTTTTATAAAACCGGTGCATATTTATTATTTGAAGACGGCATATTGAAAAATTTTAGACAATAAATAAACTGCGGATTAAATGATTATTCACGAAAATATACAATTAAAAGACAAGCATACTTTCCATATTCCTGCCATAGCAAAATGGTTTGTCGAATATGACTCTGTAGAAGAATTAAAAGAATTGTTGGCATCGGAATGGATAAAAGATAAGAGATTTTTGCACATTGGTAGTGGTAGTAATCTTCTTTTCCTCGGAAATTATGACGGTGCGATCTTACATTCCCGCATTAAAACAATCACCATTAAAGATGAAACGGAAAGATGTGTAAAAATAAAAGTCGGATCGGGTGTAATATGGGATGATTTTGTAGCTTATTGTATTGATCGAGGATGGTATGGCACCGAAAATCTTTCGAAGATTCCCGGAGAAGTAGGAGCGAGTGCTGTTCAAAACATAGGTGCATACGGTAGTGAGGTAAAAGATATTATAGATACTGTTGAAACGATTGAGATCGAATCGGGAGAACATCATGTCTTTAATTGTATAGATTGTAAATACGGTTACAGAAATAGTATTTTTAAAAATGAATTAAAGGAAAAACACATCGTTACATTTGTTACGTATTGTTTGAGTAAACAACCGATATACAATCTAAGTTACGGAAATCTGAAAACTGCAGTCGAAACTAAAGGAACTATAAATTTGAGAAATATTAGGAACGCGGTTATTGAGATTAGAGAAAACAAATTGCCTGATCCGGAAATAACAGGTAATGCAGGGAGTTTTTTTATGAATCCTGTTATTCCTCTGTTTCAATATTCTTTGTTAAAAGAAAAATACCCTGATATACCCCATTATCCGATAGATAATGAAAAAGTTAAAGTGCCGGCTGCTTGGTTGATAGACCGGTGTGGATGGAAAGGGAAAATACACGGAGGTGCAGCTGTTCACGACAAACAATGTTTAGTCCTCATTAATAAAAACAATGCAACTTCCGACGATGTTGTCGAGCTTTCTGAGGAAATAAAACAGTCGGTAAAATCTAATTTTAATATAACGATTACTCCTGAAGTAAATTTCATTAGATGAATGGATCATATGATGAAAATTGAATTTTTAGGAACAGGAACTTCCACCGGAATCCCACAGATAGGATGCAAATGCGAAGTATGTACGTCGATTGATAATAAAGATAAAAGGTTACGTACTTCAGCTCTAATTTCTGTCAACAATAAAAATATTTTAATTGATTGTGGCCCTGATTTCAGACAGCAAATACTCAGAACAGGTGTTACGTCTCTCGATGCAGTGCTAATTACCCATGCTCATTATGACCATACTGCCGGTTTTGACGATCTGAGACCATTTTGTAATAATCGTCCAGTTCCGATTTATTTGGAAACCTCGGTTGCTCAAGCTATACGAACCCGAATGCCATATTGCTTCACAGAAAAGAAATATCCGGGTGTACCCAATTTACAATTAAAAGAAATAAGTATCGCCCCTTTCAGTATAAACGGAATACAAATTATTCCTATACGGGCAATGCATTATAAATTGCCGATATTAGGATATAGAATAGGAGATATGGCCTATATAACTGATATGCTTACTCTTCCAGAAGAAGAATATCAAAAGCTTTCAGGATTAAAGATATTAGTTGTAAATGCCTTACGTATTACCGAACATATATCGCACCAAAGTCTATCACAGGCATTGAATGTAATTGAACGAGTTTCACCTCAAAAAGCGTATCTTATTCATATGAGTCATCAAATGGGTTTACATGAGCATGTTGCACCCCAATTACCTGATAATGTATATTTATCTTACGACGGCCTTACCGTTGAATATTAAATTGAACTTATTGATTTTACCATTTGTTTTATAAGTAGTATTTGTAAACAAAAAATTATGGCAAAATCAAAAAAAATTCCGGTAGAAGTCGGTTCTAAAGCGGCTCCAGAAACATTTTACATTAAAATTACAGATCAAGGTCCTTATCTTGTGTACGGAAATCCACCTATCGATCAGGAAATAATTATGCCTAACGAAGAAGGGAGTTCGTGGGTATATCGTAAAGGGACACACTTTAAAAGTGAAGGAGAGCCTATTTCATTATGCCGATGCGGAGAGTCCAAACACAAACCTTTCTGCGACGGTTCTCATCAGCATGCTCACTGGAACCCCAAAGAAACAAATGACAAAACACCTTTACTAGAAAATGCAGAAGAATTTGAAGGACCGACTATGATTTTGGCTGATAATCAGGATTACTGTGCTTTCGCACGTTTTTGTGATGCATATGGCCGTATCTGGAATTTGGTTCAAGAGGCTCAGTCAGAAAAAGAAAAGGAACTCGTAAGACACGAAGCCGGTCATTGCCCTGCCGGTCGATTAGTATTATGGGACAAAGAAAAAGAAGAAGTATTCGAGCCTCCATTTTTGCCTTCAATCGGTATTATCGAAGACCCGGGAATACACGTTAGCGGTCCCATATGGGTAAAAGGAGGTATTCGTATCGAAAGTGCCGACGGAACAAGCTATGAAATAAGGAATAGGGTAACTCTCTGCCGGTGCGGACAGTCCTCGAACAAACCATTTTGTGACGGGACACATGCCCAAATGAAATTTCAAGATCACCTGCCCTTAGAAGATGCTGAGAAAGAATGGTAATGGTATTTATAAAATAATAGATATAAAAACAGAGGATAAATATAGCCTCTGTTTTTTGCATTTTTATGACTACATTTAAAATACGGTACAGATAAATGAAAAGTTTTGGCAACATAAATTGCAGAATAAAAAAATAGCGCTATATTTGTACCCGCAAAAGAGAAAGATCGGGGTGTAGCGCAGTCCGGTTAGCGCACCTGCTTTGGGAGCAGGGGGTCGTGGGTTCGAATCCCGCTACCCCGACACTGAAAAGAGGAAGTTAAGTAAGATTAGCCTCCTCTTTTTATCTATAAATAAGTCTATTCAAAATTATTCGAACGATATTCTACAATCGTCAAGGCTTTTTATTATAGCTAAAGATTCAACTCTAATACCTTTTCGACGTAAAACTTCACCTCCATTCTGAAATTTTTTTTCTATTATAAATCCCATTCCCGAAAGGTGAGCTCCGGCCTGTTGTATAAGATCATACATTCCCAAAGCAGCATTACCATTTGCCAAAAAATCATCGATACAAAGAATATGATCTTTAGAATTGAGATATTCTCCGCTAATGCTTACCGGGTATTCTCTATCTTTAGTAAAAGAATGAACGGTCGTAGTAAGCGCATGTCGCATGGTTTTTGGCTCTTTCTTCTTAGCAAATACAACCGGTAGTTGCATAAGGTAGCCAACCATAATAGCAGGAGCTATACCACTCGCTTCTATTGTCATAATTTTATTTATTTCTACATCAGAGAATCGTTTTACAAATTCTTCGGCTATCAAACGCATTAGCATAGGGTCCATCTGATGGTTGATAAAACTATCTACTTTAAGGATTCCCCCTTCGAAACATACGCCATCCTGCAATATTCTTTTCTTCAATATTTCCATATTTCCTTTTATAAAGCGAGCAATTCCTTTTCGGAAATCAATTCAAGGCCAAACTGTATCGCGACTTTCTTTGCTTTCAGTACATTATCTGTTTTTAATATCAAAAATGCCTTTTCAGCTATCGAGAAACAATACATATATTCTATACTAATCCCATTTTCTGAGAAATATCTTAACTGCTTGGCAAACGTACCCGCACGAGAATCACAGGATATAGCGATAACTTCACTCATATTGGCACTTACTTTTTTTTCTCTCAGTGTCGTACAAGCTTTTTGAGTGTCGGTGGTTATCAATCTCAAAATGCCATATTCAGAAGTATCAGCGACCGTAGCGGCTATAATACGAATATTTACTTGCCCCAACATTTCAAGAATTTCATTTAATCGCCCCGATTTATTTTCAAGAAACACTGATAATTGTTGTATGATCATGATATCTGTATTTTAATTTTTATTTTTTTCTTAAATCTTTTACTCTAATAGCCTTTCCATCGCTTTGCGGCAGACTCCCTTTATCCACTAAAGTTACTTTCGGAGTAAGCAATATTTCATCTTTTAAACGCCGTGTAATTTCGCGGGTAAGTTGCTGCAACTTGGAATAATCATCAGTAAAAAGTTCACCAAGTTCAACTTCAACCATCATTTCATCATTATTACCTACCGTATCAATTGTAATCAGATAATTAGTCCCTAATTCGCTAAATTGCATCAGTATTTTCTCAATTTGCATAGGAAAAATATTTACCCCCTTCACAATAAACATATCGTCACTGCGTCCTTTTATCCGATCAATTCTACGATGTGTTCGTCCGCAAGGACATTTACCGGGAATTATGCGGGTGAGATCTCTTGTCCTATACCGTATCAGAGGCATTGCATCTCTATCGAGAGTTGTAAGTACCAGTTCTCCAATTTCTCCCTCGGGCACAGGTTGTAAAGTTTCAGGATCGATTATTTCCATAATAAAGCAATCTTCCCAAAGATGAAGCCCATTCTGATAAGTACATTCAAATGCGACGCCCGGACCACTCATTTCAGACATTCCGAAGCAATTATACGCCTTTACACCTAATAATTTTTCAATCTTTTTACGTTGTTCTTCGGTATGAGGTTCGGCTCCAATAATTAAAGTATGTAATTGGGTATCTTTATAGGGGTCTATTCCTACTTCCTGCATGACTTCAGCCAAACGTGTAGCATAACTGGGAATGGCATGTACTGCGGTAGTTCCAAAATCGGTAATAAACTTAATTTGCCTTAAACTATTACCGGCAGCGGCAGGTACTGTGAGAGCTCCTAATCTTTCTGCAGCGTATTGTATCCCTAATCCACCGGTAAACATTCCATAACCCGATGTGTTCTGAAATACATCGGTATTTCGTAATCCGACCATATACATACAACGTGCCAAACGATTTGACCATTGGTCGAGATCGTGCTGAGAATGGCATATAACAGTCGGATTTCCTGTAGTACCACTTGAAGAATGTAATCTTACCACATTCTTCATGTCTGTCGCAATTAACCCGAAAGGATAATTATCTCTTAAATCAGATTTTGTTGTAAATGGCAATTTTTTTAAGTCATCGATACAACCAACCGACTCATGAGTAATTTTATTATCAGAAAATAATTTTGCATAAAAAGGAGCATTTGATGCAATCCTTATCGTTTCTTTTAATCGGGCTAACTGTAGTTTTTCAAGTTCTCCCCGTTCTATGGTTTCAATTTCCGGCTGATAATAGATAGATTCTTCTTTCATGTGTTTTGATATAAATATCGTTTGATACTTCTTTTGGGTGTTTTTTCAAATTCTTCGTAAAATATTTTTATTTGACTAATTTGACTATATGCGGGTAACTCTTTATTAATAACGATACGATTTTCCTCCATTTGATCCTCGATTTTATCTTTGGTAATTCCTTCTTTTTCAGCATTATCAAAATCAGGATAAATAAGAGCTACCAATTTGCCGTCTTTATCGATAACTACCGATTCATTTACATACGGCATATTATTAAGTTTTCCTTCTATTTCTTCAGGATATATATTTTGTCCTGAAGGTCCGAGAATCATACTTTTACTTCGACCTTTCAGATAGATATAATTATCTTTATCAAGAAGGGCAAGATCTCCAGTATTCATCCACCCGTCTTTTTTCAAGACCTGATGAGTCGCTTCATCATTTTTATAATACCCTAACATTACATTATCGCCTTTTACCCACAATTCTCCAACTATGTTTTGTGGGTCTGCAGATTCAATTTTAGCTTTCATACGTTGAACTACCTTTCCGCAAGATGTAAGTCGGGTTTCAGTCCAAGGGGCATAGGAGATAAGGGGGCCACATTCCGTCATACCATATCCCACAGTAAAAGGAAATTCTATTTTTCTCAAAAAATCCTCTACTTCTTTATTCAGAGCTGCTCCGCCGATAATTAGTTCCTGTAGATTTCCTCCAAAAGTTTCAGTAAGTTTATTCTTTATCTTCGATAACAATTGAGTATCGAGAAAAGGAACCATCATCATTAACCTCATAATAGGCTTTTCTAAAAGCGGAAAAACTTTTGTTTTTATGATTTTTTCTATAATCAAAGGTACAGCAACAATCATTTTCGGTTTAATCTCAGCAAACGCATCCATTATGACTTTGGGAGAAGGAACTCTAGTAAGAAAATGAATGTGACATCCTTTAGCGAAGGGATTCATCAACTCTATCGCCAAACCGTACATATGTGCCATCGGTAACATAGATACTGTTCCATCACCCGCCTGCAAAAAGTCGAGGTTCTCATTACAAAACTTCAGGTTAGACCAAATACTTCTATACGATAACATAACTCCTTTTGAAAAACCGGTAGATCCAGAAGTATAATTGATAAGAGCCAGCTCATCGAGTGAATCTTCATGATATTTCACATCCTCTTTTGTAAACCGGCTCGGATACTTTTTACCAAAAAATTCATTTAAATGTTCTCGAGCCGTAATCAATTCTTTTTTGTCAGTTTTTAAAACAGAAAAATCGTTGATTAGAATAATTGCGTTAAGATCGGGCATTTGCTGGTCATTGAGATTTTCCCATACAACATCTCCAACAAACAATACTTTTGCATCTGAGTGATTTACGATATGATGTACATTATCGGCTTTAAATTCGTGTAATATCGGAACAGCAACCGCACCATAAGTAAGAGTCGCAAAAAAAGAGACAGCCCAATGAGAGGAGTTTCGTCCGCAAATAGCTACTTTATCCCCCTTTTTTATACCTGATGCCTCAAGAAGTATGTGTAATTTTGCAATTTTACGAGCGATATCTTTATAGCTATACGATACCCCATTAAAATCAGATAACGCTATTCGTTCCCAATTTTCGATAATTGCATTTTCTATATAACGGTTAAAACTTGTCTGCATAATTACTTTCAATTTGATTAATAAAATAATAACAAACACTATCAGCAATAAATTAATATCAAAGTCTCATTATTACAAATAAGATCGTAATATTAATTATTATTACAGTTTATGTTGAATTTCCTTTAATACGCTCAGAAATTCTTCGTTAGAAAGCCCGAAATCAATATTATCCCTATAATGGGCATAATCTTCGAAATAATCACTGGCAATATCTGCCATTAAGTTTTCTCCATCGAGCGAAAGATTGTTCAGAAATTCTTTAAGCTTATTTTGATAATAATGAATAATCTCAATTTTTTGTTCCCATTGATCATTTTTATCAAGAGAAGTAAGATGTTCGTTCTTCGCAATAAGATAGGCGGTTTTATAAAACATTTCGGGATTTCCGAAAACCTGGGCAAAAGCATCCTTTAAATTCGAGGATAACTCTACAAAGTATTTTTCAGTCTGTGTCATGTCGGCATTCGATTCCGGGATTAATAACAGACAAATGTACAATTTTAACCAGATTATCAAAAATAATGACTTCTGAAAATCAAATGTAGCGACTCTTATTTCATTAAAACTCTTAATTTCAGGGAAATGAGATTCTCATTTTTTCAATGTAAAAAGAAACTCGAGGCCCCCATCAAGCTTGTTTTTAGCCAATATTTCTCCTTTATGAAAAATGACTGCATTTTTTACAA
This region includes:
- the bioB gene encoding biotin synthase BioB, translated to MIEKFKKLVLEGKCITFDQAVQLSETTDKDKLYQASGEITRHFGSRFFDTCSIINARSGSCPENCKWCAQSAHHNTKIETYPLLDIQTCLRQAIHNENIGIKRFSLVTSGRKVSGRTLNEICNIYRVIGKQTKLSLCASLGLLNKEELQKLYDSGVTRYHCNLETAASYFPTLCTTHSQEEKIETIRAARATGMEICSGGIIGMGETMIQRIELAFSLRELNVTSIPINVLQPISGTPLENMPPLSEEDVLTTIAVFRFIHPMAKLRFAGGRGIMSKSLQEKALKIGINSAITGDMLTTISSKVEEDKKLFQHAGYILTDEI
- the murB gene encoding UDP-N-acetylmuramate dehydrogenase is translated as MIIHENIQLKDKHTFHIPAIAKWFVEYDSVEELKELLASEWIKDKRFLHIGSGSNLLFLGNYDGAILHSRIKTITIKDETERCVKIKVGSGVIWDDFVAYCIDRGWYGTENLSKIPGEVGASAVQNIGAYGSEVKDIIDTVETIEIESGEHHVFNCIDCKYGYRNSIFKNELKEKHIVTFVTYCLSKQPIYNLSYGNLKTAVETKGTINLRNIRNAVIEIRENKLPDPEITGNAGSFFMNPVIPLFQYSLLKEKYPDIPHYPIDNEKVKVPAAWLIDRCGWKGKIHGGAAVHDKQCLVLINKNNATSDDVVELSEEIKQSVKSNFNITITPEVNFIR
- a CDS encoding MBL fold metallo-hydrolase; the encoded protein is MKIEFLGTGTSTGIPQIGCKCEVCTSIDNKDKRLRTSALISVNNKNILIDCGPDFRQQILRTGVTSLDAVLITHAHYDHTAGFDDLRPFCNNRPVPIYLETSVAQAIRTRMPYCFTEKKYPGVPNLQLKEISIAPFSINGIQIIPIRAMHYKLPILGYRIGDMAYITDMLTLPEEEYQKLSGLKILVVNALRITEHISHQSLSQALNVIERVSPQKAYLIHMSHQMGLHEHVAPQLPDNVYLSYDGLTVEY
- a CDS encoding CDGSH iron-sulfur domain-containing protein, translating into MAKSKKIPVEVGSKAAPETFYIKITDQGPYLVYGNPPIDQEIIMPNEEGSSWVYRKGTHFKSEGEPISLCRCGESKHKPFCDGSHQHAHWNPKETNDKTPLLENAEEFEGPTMILADNQDYCAFARFCDAYGRIWNLVQEAQSEKEKELVRHEAGHCPAGRLVLWDKEKEEVFEPPFLPSIGIIEDPGIHVSGPIWVKGGIRIESADGTSYEIRNRVTLCRCGQSSNKPFCDGTHAQMKFQDHLPLEDAEKEW
- the xpt gene encoding xanthine phosphoribosyltransferase, which produces MEILKKRILQDGVCFEGGILKVDSFINHQMDPMLMRLIAEEFVKRFSDVEINKIMTIEASGIAPAIMVGYLMQLPVVFAKKKEPKTMRHALTTTVHSFTKDREYPVSISGEYLNSKDHILCIDDFLANGNAALGMYDLIQQAGAHLSGMGFIIEKKFQNGGEVLRRKGIRVESLAIIKSLDDCRISFE
- a CDS encoding acetolactate synthase translates to MIIQQLSVFLENKSGRLNEILEMLGQVNIRIIAATVADTSEYGILRLITTDTQKACTTLREKKVSANMSEVIAISCDSRAGTFAKQLRYFSENGISIEYMYCFSIAEKAFLILKTDNVLKAKKVAIQFGLELISEKELLAL
- a CDS encoding phenylacetate--CoA ligase family protein — encoded protein: MKEESIYYQPEIETIERGELEKLQLARLKETIRIASNAPFYAKLFSDNKITHESVGCIDDLKKLPFTTKSDLRDNYPFGLIATDMKNVVRLHSSSGTTGNPTVICHSQHDLDQWSNRLARCMYMVGLRNTDVFQNTSGYGMFTGGLGIQYAAERLGALTVPAAAGNSLRQIKFITDFGTTAVHAIPSYATRLAEVMQEVGIDPYKDTQLHTLIIGAEPHTEEQRKKIEKLLGVKAYNCFGMSEMSGPGVAFECTYQNGLHLWEDCFIMEIIDPETLQPVPEGEIGELVLTTLDRDAMPLIRYRTRDLTRIIPGKCPCGRTHRRIDRIKGRSDDMFIVKGVNIFPMQIEKILMQFSELGTNYLITIDTVGNNDEMMVEVELGELFTDDYSKLQQLTREITRRLKDEILLTPKVTLVDKGSLPQSDGKAIRVKDLRKK
- a CDS encoding AMP-binding protein, translating into MQTSFNRYIENAIIENWERIALSDFNGVSYSYKDIARKIAKLHILLEASGIKKGDKVAICGRNSSHWAVSFFATLTYGAVAVPILHEFKADNVHHIVNHSDAKVLFVGDVVWENLNDQQMPDLNAIILINDFSVLKTDKKELITAREHLNEFFGKKYPSRFTKEDVKYHEDSLDELALINYTSGSTGFSKGVMLSYRSIWSNLKFCNENLDFLQAGDGTVSMLPMAHMYGLAIELMNPFAKGCHIHFLTRVPSPKVIMDAFAEIKPKMIVAVPLIIEKIIKTKVFPLLEKPIMRLMMMVPFLDTQLLSKIKNKLTETFGGNLQELIIGGAALNKEVEDFLRKIEFPFTVGYGMTECGPLISYAPWTETRLTSCGKVVQRMKAKIESADPQNIVGELWVKGDNVMLGYYKNDEATHQVLKKDGWMNTGDLALLDKDNYIYLKGRSKSMILGPSGQNIYPEEIEGKLNNMPYVNESVVIDKDGKLVALIYPDFDNAEKEGITKDKIEDQMEENRIVINKELPAYSQISQIKIFYEEFEKTPKRSIKRYLYQNT